The Chryseobacterium nakagawai genome has a segment encoding these proteins:
- a CDS encoding DNA alkylation repair protein has translation MTEKRKGARSIKDIPADILIQLNRGEIETANLTEWLAVDQRLLLENLLIQNNRSEYFQPILKNLDQLKKQTVNTINEAIGLGILDLTLKNRDEEFLSKLSTHPADLIRCWVAYTIGRNDAFNTEEKLKKIQSFAADSHFGVREICWMTVRPDISKNFKECIAILSEWTKHDNENIRRFASESTRPRGVWCEHIEALKQNPGLGLEILEPLRSDSSRYVQDSVGNWLNDASKSQPEFVVEICDEWLRESNTKETQYIAKKALRTIRK, from the coding sequence ATGACAGAAAAAAGAAAAGGAGCCCGTTCTATAAAAGATATTCCTGCCGATATTTTAATACAATTGAATAGAGGTGAAATTGAAACAGCTAATCTTACAGAATGGTTGGCCGTTGATCAAAGACTGTTGCTGGAAAATCTATTAATACAGAATAATCGGTCAGAATATTTCCAGCCTATCCTGAAAAATCTAGACCAATTGAAAAAACAAACGGTCAACACCATCAATGAAGCAATTGGACTGGGAATTCTTGATTTGACACTCAAAAACCGGGATGAAGAATTTCTTTCAAAATTATCCACACATCCTGCTGACTTGATTCGCTGTTGGGTGGCGTATACCATTGGAAGAAATGATGCTTTTAATACAGAAGAAAAACTAAAAAAGATTCAGTCTTTTGCTGCAGACTCTCATTTTGGGGTAAGAGAAATTTGTTGGATGACTGTACGTCCGGATATTTCGAAAAATTTTAAAGAATGTATAGCTATTTTATCAGAATGGACGAAGCACGACAATGAAAATATCAGACGTTTTGCGAGTGAATCAACAAGACCGAGAGGAGTATGGTGTGAGCATATTGAAGCATTAAAACAAAATCCAGGATTAGGACTGGAAATTTTAGAACCATTAAGATCAGACTCATCAAGATATGTACAGGATAGTGTCGGCAATTGGCTGAATGATGCCAGTAAATCCCAGCCGGAATTTGTAGTGGAAATCTGTGATGAATGGCTACGGGAAAGTAACACAAAGGAAACTCAATATATTGCCAAGAAAGCCTTGCGTACCATTCGTAAGTAA
- a CDS encoding peroxiredoxin-like family protein translates to MSTLAKQIEQLNQELSSQLPKEVLEAFGKSIQDLKTMKIEENSIQVGDQMPEFLLSNALGKIISSKEFLNNGKIILAFYRGSWCPYCNLELKFLQDNLSRIKEKGAALIAISPQNPDHSLSMVQKNDLEFEVLTDTDNHFAEQLGITFKLQDFVLPYYHKLGINLSDFNKNNGNILPVPAVLVVDENRVVTYKFLDVNYMNRLDVEELIKVL, encoded by the coding sequence ATGAGTACACTGGCAAAACAGATCGAACAGTTGAATCAGGAATTATCTTCGCAGCTTCCGAAGGAGGTATTGGAAGCATTTGGAAAATCTATTCAGGATTTAAAAACAATGAAGATTGAAGAAAATAGCATTCAGGTAGGAGATCAGATGCCAGAATTTCTATTGTCCAATGCTTTGGGCAAAATAATAAGTTCCAAAGAATTTCTTAACAATGGGAAAATAATTTTGGCTTTTTACAGAGGAAGCTGGTGTCCTTATTGTAACCTGGAACTAAAATTTTTACAGGACAATCTTTCCAGAATAAAAGAAAAAGGAGCTGCTTTAATTGCTATTTCTCCGCAAAATCCAGATCATTCTCTAAGTATGGTTCAGAAAAATGACCTTGAGTTTGAAGTATTAACAGATACTGATAATCATTTTGCTGAACAATTAGGTATAACTTTTAAATTGCAGGATTTTGTACTTCCTTATTATCATAAACTTGGAATTAATCTTTCTGATTTCAATAAAAATAATGGTAATATTTTACCGGTTCCTGCTGTTTTGGTCGTGGATGAAAATAGAGTAGTCACATATAAATTTTTAGATGTAAATTACATGAATAGATTAGATGTGGAAGAGTTAATAAAAGTATTATGA